A window from Primulina huaijiensis isolate GDHJ02 chromosome 11, ASM1229523v2, whole genome shotgun sequence encodes these proteins:
- the LOC140988934 gene encoding thiohydroximate-O-sulfate sulfur/sulfate-lyase (nitrile-forming) NSP5, producing the protein MALAQGKWVKLEQNGTGPGARSSHAISVVGEKAYSFGGEFKPRVPVDNCLYVFDLNDQTWSVVDATGDIPPPRVGVTMISIAETIYVFGGRDATHMELNEFYSFDTRTNTWASLPTGPPHRSYHSMAADDRRVYVFGGCGNEGRLKDLWAYDVVDKEWIMFPSPGESCKPRGGPGLAAVLGKIWVVYGFSGEELNDVLYFDPNEGEWVEVETNGEKPTARSVFATFGIGKYIFVYGGEIDPSDLGHLGAGKFSSKVYVLDTETLVWKRWEDGSDSGYHPGPRGWCAFAGGQRQGNEGLLVYGGNSPSNNRLDDIFFFTPYVDTC; encoded by the exons ATGGCTCTTGCACAAGGCAAATGGGTTAAG CTGGAACAAAATGGGACAGGACCTGGAGCAAGAAGCTCACATGCGATTTCAGTTGTCGGAGAAAAGGCTTATTCCTTTGGTGGCGAATTCAAGCCTCGAGTCCCTGTGGATAACTGCCTATATGTGTTCGATCTTAATGACCAAACTTGGTCTGTGGTTGATGCCACCGGCGATATCCCCCCACCTCGTGTCGGTGTCACAATGATATCCATTGCTGAGACCATATATGTTTTCGGTGGGAGAGATGCAACGCACATGGAGCTTAATGAATTCTATTCTTTTGACACACGCACCAACACATGGGCAAGTCTCCCGACTGGTCCCCCTCATCGAAGTTACCACTCAATGGCAGCAGATGATAGGCGAGTATATGTATTTGGAGGGTGTGGTAATGAAGGACGACTTAAAGATTTGTGGGCGTATGACGTTGTTGATAAAGAATGGATCATGTTTCCTTCGCCGGGAGAGAGTTGCAAACCTAGAGGGGGACCGGGATTGGCTGCTGTTCTTGGAAAGATTTGGGTCGTCTATGGTTTCTCCGGCGAAGAACTTAATGATGTGCTCTACTTTGACCCGAATGAAGGGGAGTGGGTTGAAGTGGAGACGAATGGCGAAAAACCAACAGCTCGAAGCGTTTTTGCAACCTTTGGAATCGGTAAGTACATTTTCGTGTATGGTGGGGAGATTGATCCGAGTGATTTAGGCCACCTAGGTGCAGGTAAATTTTCGAGTAAAGTTTATGTACTGGACACTGAAACACTAGTATGGAAACGATGGGAAGATGGATCAGATTCAGGTTACCATCCAGGACCGAGGGGATGGTGTGCGTTTGCTGGTGGGCAGCGACAGGGGAATGAGGGATTACTGGTGTACGGTGGGAATTCGCCCAGTAATAATAGGCttgatgatatttttttcttcactcCATATGTAGATACTTGTTGA